GAGCCcgagggtgggagcagggccgGGTTGGATGCTCTGCCCCAGTGGGATCTGGTTTTGAGCAGCACCACACAccccctccttcccacctcGAGACCCCTGACAGCGTGCACAGagatggaaagtcctcctggcTGCTCTCCTGGGACAGCAGAGTTCCCTGGGTGGCTCCAGCTACAGCagtgggacaccttccacctcTCCTCCATCCCAACCCTCCAGCAGCCCCACGCTGGGCCAGGGAAGCGGCTatccctgtgctcctgtgggcagggaagcggcgatccctgtgctcctgtatccctgcccacggcagatGTGCTTTGAGATTCCTTCTACCTTCAACCATTCTAAATGAGcttggctccagagcagagtggAGGTTGGTAGGGAAGGACCAGGCTCCTGCCACTCTCCCTTTGGGCAGCTGGTGGCCCAGCCTTACACTCGCCTCTCACACCTTTTCCACTCTCACTTGCTCCAAGAGGGTTGACCCAGCCCCCTCAGTTCCCTCCCTCCCAACCTGAGCCCAGAGCCGATGCCACAGGCACTGgcagagcagcacccccagccctgccatcccctgtgctgggcaacAGCTCCATTggcccaaaatcaccccggTGAGGCCAGAAGCTGAGTGTACCCACACTTCTGGGAGCCACAACTCCCACAGCAGCTGACCCCCCGCTCCCTGGGGCACGGGCAGAAAGCATCGGCACAGACATGCTAGAGGCAGAGTTTATTACACTACGCAGGCTAAGAACCCTGGGCAAGACCCCACATGGGTAAGAATCGAACCAGCTCTTTATCAAAAAGTTAATACTATAGTCAACCCCAGTCTCCTTTGGTCATTACAAAGCAagagaaatattaaaagaaCAGTATTTATACACAGAGGGAAGCTGAAGAGAGTCTGTCCAgccctttccccccaccccactcCCAGCACGTTCCGGTGCTCGGTCTTGCgtctctcaggagcagcaggagcatcaAATCTTCACACGATGttgggttgttggggttttattattattgtcatCAATAAAAGCAATAATTACCAAGAGCTGCCATTCctgttcctccccagggagggcagggggggCAACACCAGCTCACCCCTGTGTGCCCCCCCAGTGCAGGGGATGGCCGTGCGCACGCGTCCTCTCGCCAGCGCACGCACgcagcacagctggcacaggccATGTGGTCTCTGATCCCTCGTTTGTATgcagtcttttaaaaaaaatattgtattataataataatatgaaTTTCTCTTTCCGTTTTGtgtcttctggaaaaaaaacaaaacaaaacaaaacaacaaaacaaacaaaaaacaaaaccaaaaaagaagtGTCAATCGTCCGTGAGGTCCTGCACAAAGAGGACTTCCGTGTGGCTGAGTCCGGCCTCCTGCAGCGTGGGGGGGTTGGGCCACTCCTCTGTAGGGAGGCAGGGCAGGACACGGCGAGGGAAGTTGGCCTCAATCTGGAACTTCTCAGGGCTTTCTTTCAAGGAGAACAGGAAGTCGTGGATCACCTGGGAATGAAGCACAGGAATAACTGCCAGCTGGGGGAGCAGTGACACAGCCAGAGCGAATCTCTGGCCTCTCCAGGGGGAAGGTTACCAAATTTGCACCATCACTGCACTGTAGACCTGAGACAGCCATTTCCTTGGCACACATGAAACTGGGCTTGGCACAGAGCACTTGCTGAGTCCAGACACTGTGCCTCTTCCTACGCCTTTATTTCTCAGGGAGCAATGGAACTGTAAAATGTTaagggttagaagggaccttaaagatcatctagtcccaccctgccctgccatgGGTGCAGACACCTTCCAGCTTTTTAGGAGTTAAAAAAGCTTCttccattttctcccctcttcTAAGCTGGTGGGAGCAGGCCCCACAGCACTCTCCTTactgagcagagcagctctgcctggcaaGGCTCTCAGCAAACATCACCATTTAGCAAAGTCCAAGGGAAATCAAGCTTTGCTGAGCCACCTGCAAGTCTCTTCATCCCCTTGCTGTGGAAGGCCCCTCAGCTCTGCCCCAAGCTCACCGTCAGTGACTGTGTGAAGTGGAATCGCCGCTCCACTCTGGAATCATTAGGCAGCTTGAAAATGATCTTGACGCTCTCCGGGTCGTCAGGATGTGGCTCTGGAGGGAGGCATTCCGACTTccgctccttctcctcctgcagtGTCTGCAAGGCAAGGGGGGAGCAGGAGCAATGGCCGTGCTCTGAGCTGACCTTTGTGCCTGTCCgtgcagcacagctgctcccagagcctcgaaGGATGCTCAAAGCCCCAAGCAAGACAAGCAATTCCTACAGCAGGCCACAGGACACTGCAGCCTCTCCTGCAACCCCTCTGCTCTCACCTGCCGCCGTCTCTCCTCTGCCAGTTTTTGCTGCtgcacttcctcctccttcttcttcttcctctcccgttcctccttcttcttgcgctccttttcctggTCCGCACGCAAGGATGCCAGATATGCCtcgtcctgctgctgcctcaggactTGGGTTTGGTTCCTCTCTTCCCTGCAAACATGAGTGGGAAGTGGTCAGGGCTAACAGGCCCTAAAGTGAGGGGGTGGCAGGCTGAGGGCAGACCCAAGGGTGAAAACAGCCTCCAACTCATTAGAGCACACAGCAGGTAATGCCTTGGGGTACCACAAGCTCCCAAAAGGCCAAGCCAGGTCCTCACAGTCCCCCACACACAAACTGCTTCCCAAGGGTGGTGAAACTGAACTTAAAAGGCTtctgagctcctgcagcttgACAGAGCTGACAGACAGCACAAAAACAGTGCCCAGGATTCCTGCCTCTTATCTGAgagttttcctggttttatctCCTTTAGGTAATTCCTTTCAGAACACACTTCAGAAACCAAAATGTATTACTGGGTCCCCACACAGAGTGTGAGGCAGAggacagaaaaacagaagagcAGAAGGTGGGATCCTGTTTTGGACACAACCTGTACATCCCCATAAGAGTCACCAGGGATTTGTGAGGCTCCACTAGAAACGCAGACAGAGCTCAGCACAACCAGGGCAGCTGCATGCAATCACCAACTGGCTGTGGAcaccagctctcctgcctgcaaTGCCTTTGCTCCCACTGGCTACTGTCCAAGCTTTCCCTGCAAAGCTCCAGCATGCCAAGGGTGTGCTTCAATTGCAGAGAACAGAGTACTCACACCCACCTCTCAGTGGTGGGATTGTGTGTGCAACACATCTGGCTCCCTGGCTATAGGGTGGCCTGAATTTATGGACTGATGATCCCCCTGGGAAGAGGAGAGCCTGTGGGCTGTGTTACAGAACAGAAGGTGCTGAGCTGTGTGCCTACAGATGGTGTctggagggaggaaggggacagagcagagcctgCCTCGACAAGGTCTGTGTTACTGGAGCTCTGGTCCCACCCTACCTTTCCAGGCGCTCGGACACCAGGTATGTCTGGTTGGCATCCATGATAAACATCAGCTGGTTGATGAGGTCATCAGCCTGGATGAGGCCTTCCAGCCGCCCAACCACAGTCATCCTGCGGTCCTTGAGCATGATCACAGCCAGGAATGGGTACGTGTTCTCCCGCAGAGCCTGGGACACTGGAACAGGGACAAACGTCACTGCCCCGTCCTGAAGGGCCACCAAGGGGTACAGCACAAATGCTTCCCATCACTGAGGGCCAAGGAAAGCACCTTCCCCAGACATTCTCTCTTCCAAGGCAGAAAAGGCCTCAGGCtccattttgaaaattaaaccCTCTAAGtcagcaaagggagaaaaaggctTTGGAGCAGAGAGACCGATGGGAAAAAACAAGCTTTGAAGTAACCAAAAAAGGCCCTTTAACTCAAGCAGGAAGGAAGTAAATGGCTCTGAATGTCCATTCAAAATGGGACAAAGCCATGGGTTTAAACTGCAGGAAGAGAAGCACAGGACAAGCACATGGAAACACTTGCTCAGGTGACTAGGGATGGTTGGACTCTGGAAGAAACTGTCATGGGGGAGATGGTAATATGTCCATGTTGAACATTTCTGAACaaattttggttggttttgctgGACGCAGGCTCTGAAGCCAGGAATGGAGCAGATTAGGTGCTTAAGTTACTTGTCATATACGGCTGCTGATCCCCTCCTTAAAACACACGTGGTACATCATGCAACTTGGAGCCATTGTCACCAGTGGAGCCGTccaaacaaaatcagagcagctcAAGGATTAAATGGAAAGCCACAACCccttccagctctgctttccaggCTGTGACTCCAAAGCATTGCAGCAATGAAACAGGAATAAGTCAAAGACTGTCTCCCCACAGAGCTACTCTCTCAAGTTGTTGGTAACTGGGAGCAGAACTATGGAGCCAAGACTGACCCAAATTTAGCATTTTCCTGACCATGAAACAGAACTGGAAGTTGAAAGAAATGGTGGGAACAACATGGGAGGCATGAACAGAACTTTAGGAAAAGGCTCCACTTGCAGCAAAACCTTACCAAAATGCTATCAGGTCAGGTATCAACAGCTCTCAGTGACTTGTGGGCTTTTGAGGAGATACAAAGACTGGGTGTGGATTAAGATGACTgtctcagaaaagaaaagaatgcaCCTAACAAGTCCTTCCGGGCCTCAGGCATCACAGGAGCCAGTGTTAAGGACACATCTAGTAGGATACTTGTTTCTGCACTCAGTTTATCCCCAGCACATACCCACCAACTCCCACTGACAAGGCACTGAAAGCAGCCTGAATGCCCACAGCAATGAGCACAGAACCGAGACTGCTGAGCAACACGGAACAGTGGAGGTGCAGGTCAGAATGTATTTCCCTGCCAGCCAAACCTTTCGAGATATCCCAGGAAACCAGTACATGTACTTCCCCATGCAATCCTGAAATTTCTTGTCTACTTGCACTAAATACAACAGTGTTTCACATGTGTAAATTTGTCAAAGAGCATCTGGCTTGGTCCAGAGACAGGAGGGGATACGTAAAGCCCAGGAAGGACACACTCACCTCTGTATCCCTCTGGTT
This genomic interval from Aphelocoma coerulescens isolate FSJ_1873_10779 chromosome 13, UR_Acoe_1.0, whole genome shotgun sequence contains the following:
- the FAF2 gene encoding FAS-associated factor 2 isoform X2 encodes the protein MDQCRHTLEQHNWNIEAAVQDRLNEQEGVPSVFNPPPLRPLQVNTADHRIYSYVVSRPQPRGLLGWGYYFIMLPFRFTYYTLLDIFRFALRFIRPDPRSRVTDPVGDIISFIHMFEEKYGRTHPVFYQGTYSQALNDAKRELRFLLVYLHGDDHQDTDEFCRNTLCAPEVITLINTRMLFWACSTNKPEGYRVSQALRENTYPFLAVIMLKDRRMTVVGRLEGLIQADDLINQLMFIMDANQTYLVSERLEREERNQTQVLRQQQDEAYLASLRADQEKERKKKEERERKKKKEEEVQQQKLAEERRRQTLQEEKERKSECLPPEPHPDDPESVKIIFKLPNDSRVERRFHFTQSLTVIHDFLFSLKESPEKFQIEANFPRRVLPCLPTEEWPNPPTLQEAGLSHTEVLFVQDLTDD
- the FAF2 gene encoding FAS-associated factor 2 isoform X1, encoding MAAPEERELTAEQTEKLLQFQDLTGIESMDQCRHTLEQHNWNIEAAVQDRLNEQEGVPSVFNPPPLRPLQVNTADHRIYSYVVSRPQPRGLLGWGYYFIMLPFRFTYYTLLDIFRFALRFIRPDPRSRVTDPVGDIISFIHMFEEKYGRTHPVFYQGTYSQALNDAKRELRFLLVYLHGDDHQDTDEFCRNTLCAPEVITLINTRMLFWACSTNKPEGYRVSQALRENTYPFLAVIMLKDRRMTVVGRLEGLIQADDLINQLMFIMDANQTYLVSERLEREERNQTQVLRQQQDEAYLASLRADQEKERKKKEERERKKKKEEEVQQQKLAEERRRQTLQEEKERKSECLPPEPHPDDPESVKIIFKLPNDSRVERRFHFTQSLTVIHDFLFSLKESPEKFQIEANFPRRVLPCLPTEEWPNPPTLQEAGLSHTEVLFVQDLTDD